Proteins encoded together in one Anaerococcus murdochii window:
- a CDS encoding PTS sugar transporter subunit IIB, with protein sequence MGKITLARIDSRLANGSVVKDWCDSYNLKKVIIANDRTATDHIRIEVMDLTVPDFIESTYLKVANVKDFLDKNEGEYFLLIKNTGDLEKIIDSGAQITEVNVGVIHLSIGKKSLTELVAVDDEDMRIFEKIKNTGIKIFIKTSINDKEEKII encoded by the coding sequence ATGGGAAAAATTACTCTCGCGAGAATTGATTCAAGACTTGCAAATGGAAGTGTCGTCAAAGATTGGTGTGACTCATACAATTTGAAAAAAGTAATCATCGCCAATGACAGGACAGCGACCGATCATATTAGAATTGAGGTCATGGACCTTACAGTGCCAGATTTTATTGAATCGACTTATTTAAAAGTAGCAAATGTAAAAGATTTTCTTGATAAAAATGAGGGAGAGTATTTTCTCCTTATTAAAAATACGGGAGATCTTGAAAAAATAATTGATTCAGGTGCCCAAATTACAGAAGTAAATGTCGGAGTAATTCACCTTTCAATCGGCAAAAAATCTTTGACAGAACTCGTGGCTGTGGACGACGAGGATATGAGAATTTTTGAAAAAATCAAAAACACAGGGATAAAAATTTTTATAAAAACCTCGATAAATGATAAAGAAGAAAAAATAATTTAA
- the gltX gene encoding glutamate--tRNA ligase: protein MSEVRVRFAPSPTGYLHIGGLRTALFNYLYARHTGGKMILRIEDTDRTRFVEGALENLLKALKWSGVEIDEGVMLDENGHVTEKGDFGPYIQSERVEKGIYNKYIDQLIEEGKAYYCFCSQERVDKVRDQMKADGLTPKYDGLCRSIPLEEAKQRVANGEEYTVRLKLPKDYDISFNDRIKGKITFNTDDQDDQVLIKRDGYPTYHFAVVVDDHLMGITHVVRGDEWISSTPKHVYLYEAFGWDAPEYIHLPTVLNKDHKKYSKRNGDGMVEDFIEEGYMPEGLINFLSLLGWSPDSEEEIFTIEELAKQFDFDRVNKTGAVFDKKKLDWVNGHYVRELSPEKLAEDIKPYMIKAGLIDESYDHDKLVLLAETWQSAIDKFSDAPELAKNYYIKSEDIEYDDDAKEAISTDEARTLFNAFLNQLDQVDEIDADFAKSVMKTIQKETGIKGKNLWFPVRAAVTGSVHGPDLSNAFLIMGKDLVKDRLEYVRDNF from the coding sequence ATGAGTGAAGTTAGAGTAAGATTTGCACCATCTCCAACAGGATATTTGCATATAGGCGGCCTTAGGACAGCCCTATTTAACTACCTATACGCAAGACATACTGGCGGCAAGATGATTTTGAGAATAGAAGATACAGACAGGACCAGGTTTGTAGAAGGTGCTTTGGAAAATCTTTTGAAGGCCCTAAAATGGTCAGGCGTTGAAATCGACGAAGGTGTTATGCTCGATGAAAATGGTCATGTTACAGAAAAAGGAGATTTTGGTCCATATATCCAATCTGAAAGGGTAGAAAAAGGCATTTATAATAAATACATCGACCAATTGATTGAAGAAGGCAAGGCTTACTACTGCTTCTGCTCTCAAGAAAGAGTCGACAAGGTCAGAGACCAAATGAAAGCTGACGGCCTTACACCAAAATACGACGGTCTTTGCAGGTCTATTCCTCTAGAAGAAGCCAAACAGAGAGTTGCGAATGGTGAAGAATACACAGTTAGACTAAAATTACCAAAAGACTATGATATTTCATTTAACGACAGGATCAAGGGCAAAATTACCTTTAATACTGACGACCAAGATGACCAAGTCCTTATCAAAAGAGATGGTTACCCAACCTACCACTTTGCTGTAGTTGTAGACGACCACTTGATGGGAATTACCCACGTTGTTCGTGGAGATGAGTGGATTTCATCAACACCAAAGCACGTTTATCTTTACGAAGCCTTTGGCTGGGATGCTCCAGAATATATCCACCTACCTACAGTTTTAAATAAGGACCACAAAAAATATTCAAAGAGAAACGGCGACGGTATGGTAGAGGACTTCATCGAAGAAGGTTACATGCCAGAAGGCCTAATTAATTTCCTATCACTATTAGGTTGGTCACCAGATAGCGAAGAAGAAATCTTCACAATTGAAGAGCTTGCTAAACAATTTGACTTTGATAGGGTAAATAAAACTGGTGCTGTTTTTGACAAGAAAAAACTTGACTGGGTAAATGGCCATTATGTAAGAGAATTATCACCAGAAAAACTTGCAGAAGACATCAAGCCATACATGATTAAGGCTGGTTTAATTGACGAATCTTATGACCATGACAAACTAGTTCTTCTTGCAGAAACATGGCAATCAGCCATTGATAAATTCTCAGATGCACCAGAACTTGCTAAAAACTACTATATAAAGAGCGAAGATATTGAATATGATGATGACGCAAAAGAAGCAATTTCAACAGATGAGGCAAGAACTTTATTTAATGCCTTCTTAAACCAACTTGACCAAGTTGACGAAATTGATGCAGACTTTGCAAAATCAGTTATGAAAACTATCCAAAAGGAAACAGGCATCAAGGGCAAGAACCTTTGGTTCCCAGTAAGGGCAGCAGTTACAGGATCAGTCCATGGTCCAGACCTATCAAATGCCTTTTTAATCATGGGCAAGGACCTAGTTAAGGATAGACTAGAATACGTAAGGGATAATTTTTAA
- a CDS encoding nicotinate phosphoribosyltransferase, with translation MKEIRNLTMLSDFYEFTMANGYYENGMKDTIAVFDAFYRKNPDGGGYAIFAGLNDIISYIKNLHFTDEDIEYFKAQGGFSDGFLEYLRNFKFTGDVYAFPEGSVMFPGEPIVTVKAPIIECSIIETYLLLSMNFNSLIATKTNRIVNSAGDRLVMEFGARRAQGADASITGARAAYIAGAPITSNTYSAKKYGFKASGTMAHSWIQAFDSEYQAFKTYAKMYPNNCILLIDTYDTLESGLVNAMKVFKEELVPKGLTGGVRIDSGDLAYLSKEVRKRLDENGFEDFKIVASNSLDEFKIESLLAQGAKIDSFGIGERLITAKSDPVFGGVYKLVAIEKDGDLEAKIKVSENVEKITTPGFKKVYRLYDAETCKAEADYIALRDEEVDDSEPLVIFDPLFTWKMKKMKNYKAREMQVKIFEKGELVYDEPSLDDIAEYRKEEVESLWDEVKRYDAPHNYYVDLSQKLWNLKQKLILEAKSK, from the coding sequence ATGAAAGAGATTAGAAACCTAACCATGCTTAGCGATTTTTATGAATTTACTATGGCTAATGGTTATTATGAAAACGGAATGAAAGATACAATCGCAGTCTTTGACGCCTTTTACAGGAAAAACCCAGACGGCGGTGGCTATGCGATTTTTGCAGGTCTTAATGATATAATTTCCTATATCAAAAACCTTCATTTCACTGACGAAGACATTGAATATTTCAAGGCCCAGGGTGGTTTTTCTGATGGATTTTTGGAATATTTAAGAAATTTCAAATTCACAGGTGATGTTTATGCATTTCCTGAAGGATCAGTTATGTTTCCAGGCGAGCCAATCGTCACAGTCAAAGCCCCAATCATAGAGTGTTCTATAATTGAAACCTACTTGCTTTTGTCAATGAATTTTAATTCACTAATTGCAACTAAGACCAATAGGATTGTTAACTCTGCAGGTGACAGGCTTGTAATGGAATTTGGTGCTAGACGTGCCCAGGGAGCCGATGCTTCAATCACTGGAGCAAGGGCAGCCTACATCGCGGGTGCCCCAATTACATCCAACACTTATTCAGCCAAAAAATATGGCTTTAAGGCATCTGGAACCATGGCCCACTCTTGGATTCAAGCCTTTGATTCTGAATACCAAGCCTTTAAAACCTATGCAAAAATGTATCCAAATAACTGCATACTTTTAATCGATACCTACGACACACTTGAATCTGGCCTTGTAAATGCCATGAAGGTTTTCAAGGAAGAACTTGTCCCAAAGGGCCTTACAGGTGGAGTGAGGATTGACTCAGGCGATTTGGCCTACCTCTCTAAGGAAGTCAGAAAAAGGCTTGACGAGAATGGTTTCGAGGACTTTAAGATTGTCGCATCAAATTCCCTAGATGAATTTAAAATCGAATCCCTTCTTGCCCAGGGAGCAAAAATCGACTCTTTTGGTATAGGTGAAAGGCTAATTACTGCCAAGTCTGACCCAGTTTTTGGCGGGGTTTATAAGCTTGTAGCCATAGAAAAAGACGGAGACCTTGAGGCAAAAATCAAAGTCTCAGAAAATGTAGAAAAAATTACAACACCAGGTTTTAAGAAGGTCTACAGGCTCTACGATGCTGAAACTTGCAAGGCTGAGGCTGACTATATTGCCCTAAGAGATGAGGAAGTTGACGATTCCGAACCACTTGTAATCTTCGACCCACTTTTCACCTGGAAGATGAAAAAAATGAAAAATTACAAGGCTAGAGAGATGCAAGTTAAAATCTTTGAAAAAGGCGAACTTGTCTATGACGAGCCAAGCCTAGACGATATAGCAGAATACAGAAAAGAAGAAGTCGAATCTCTTTGGGATGAGGTAAAAAGATATGACGCCCCACACAATTATTACGTTGACCTTTCCCAAAAACTTTGGAACTTGAAACAAAAATTAATTTTAGAAGCAAAATCTAAATAA
- a CDS encoding beta-N-acetylglucosaminidase domain-containing protein, with translation MKKGIIEGFYGIPWTFDERKSMINFLAEIGMDQYIYAPKDDPYHNKKWREPYPVDEISKIKTLADLSDEKGIEFTWAIHPGQNPFDFDSYDEEIGKIFAKYRQLMGVGVKSFGLCLDDIDKKFAFEKRSDHMKLIRDLADFVEKETGSYLYFVHPWYNDAWIDEKGFEYEGLLEEMKNLNLMWTGSQVVDPINHKSNEDFLKRTSKKPYIWFNWPVNDYKPDEIFLEIFEFYDSRDINFDGFYLNPMNQAEASKIAIYQANEYLKNPEKYNPEGAFKKAAKNLEPGAFEDLIKIAPSFYGSLVYQRTEAKKFTEDMDLKKAFEEKNTGILKKLLEEKIKAVEAYQKNHSNESLYKEIKPFVVSLKNLASAVLSKLEGNKSQAENYYKNAKNIKIQVLGENGLEEIKVKTSGTLEELYQEI, from the coding sequence ATGAAAAAAGGCATAATTGAAGGCTTTTACGGTATCCCTTGGACTTTTGACGAGAGAAAGTCTATGATAAATTTCCTAGCTGAAATTGGCATGGACCAGTACATTTATGCTCCAAAAGACGACCCCTACCACAACAAAAAGTGGCGCGAGCCTTATCCAGTTGATGAAATTTCGAAAATAAAAACCCTCGCAGACCTAAGCGATGAAAAGGGTATTGAATTTACTTGGGCCATCCACCCAGGCCAAAATCCCTTCGACTTTGATTCTTACGATGAAGAAATTGGGAAGATTTTCGCTAAATATAGGCAATTAATGGGCGTGGGAGTCAAGTCTTTTGGCCTATGTCTTGATGATATTGACAAAAAGTTCGCCTTTGAAAAAAGATCCGACCATATGAAATTAATAAGAGACTTGGCGGATTTTGTGGAAAAGGAAACGGGCTCTTACCTTTATTTTGTCCATCCTTGGTATAACGACGCTTGGATAGATGAAAAGGGTTTTGAATACGAGGGCCTTTTGGAGGAGATGAAAAACCTCAACCTCATGTGGACCGGCAGCCAGGTTGTAGATCCAATCAATCACAAGTCAAACGAAGATTTTTTAAAAAGAACTAGCAAAAAACCCTATATTTGGTTTAATTGGCCGGTAAATGATTATAAGCCAGATGAAATTTTTTTGGAAATTTTTGAGTTTTACGATTCAAGAGATATAAATTTTGATGGCTTTTACCTAAACCCGATGAACCAGGCAGAAGCTTCAAAAATAGCAATCTACCAGGCAAATGAATATTTGAAAAATCCAGAAAAATACAATCCTGAAGGGGCTTTTAAAAAAGCAGCCAAAAACCTAGAACCAGGCGCCTTTGAAGATTTGATAAAAATCGCCCCAAGCTTTTACGGTTCCTTGGTCTATCAAAGGACAGAAGCCAAGAAATTTACCGAAGATATGGACCTTAAAAAAGCCTTTGAAGAAAAAAACACAGGGATCCTTAAAAAATTACTGGAAGAAAAAATAAAGGCCGTAGAAGCTTACCAAAAAAATCATTCAAATGAATCCTTATACAAGGAAATAAAGCCCTTTGTAGTAAGCTTAAAAAACCTAGCAAGTGCAGTCTTATCAAAGCTTGAAGGAAATAAAAGCCAAGCTGAAAATTATTATAAAAATGCAAAAAATATAAAAATCCAAGTCCTAGGTGAAAATGGCCTAGAAGAGATAAAGGTCAAAACCAGTGGGACTTTGGAAGAACTTTATCAAGAAATTTAA
- a CDS encoding NAD(P)/FAD-dependent oxidoreductase, with product MKDIIIIGAGPAGLSAALYAKARGKDLLLLEKDRVGGLISHVSKVSHYASLADNESGEDFSQKLKDQLAFSKIDVTYEECLSIEKKNDFFLVKTNKNTYEGKKLIYAAGSHLKELDIDYKGFEIKHWPYGNEESLKGKTVIVNGGSDGASKEALYIAKFAKEVHIVQNQDALLCIDEFKKQIEASEKIKVHTSSSLTDIEVKDNKCVKAILDDCVIEDEEGIEIYVQIGQNGNTELIKDLGQIKNTFLDEDISSKVDGLFFAGDVRIKDVKQIATAVADGTLAGIRASK from the coding sequence ATGAAAGATATAATTATAATTGGAGCAGGCCCTGCCGGCCTTAGCGCAGCCTTATATGCAAAGGCCCGTGGCAAGGACCTACTTTTACTAGAAAAAGATAGGGTAGGTGGCCTAATTAGCCATGTTTCCAAAGTTAGTCATTATGCTAGCCTTGCCGATAATGAATCCGGCGAGGATTTTTCACAAAAACTAAAAGACCAACTCGCCTTTTCAAAGATTGATGTGACCTACGAAGAATGTCTATCTATTGAGAAAAAAAACGACTTTTTCCTTGTAAAAACAAATAAAAATACCTATGAAGGTAAAAAACTAATCTATGCAGCAGGTTCTCACTTAAAAGAGCTTGATATTGATTATAAGGGCTTTGAGATAAAACATTGGCCATATGGCAATGAAGAAAGTCTTAAGGGAAAAACTGTAATTGTAAACGGTGGATCAGACGGAGCAAGCAAGGAAGCTCTCTATATAGCTAAATTCGCCAAAGAAGTCCACATTGTCCAAAACCAGGATGCCCTTCTTTGCATAGACGAATTTAAAAAGCAAATCGAGGCTTCAGAAAAAATAAAAGTCCACACATCATCAAGCCTTACAGATATTGAAGTTAAGGATAATAAGTGTGTGAAGGCTATCTTAGATGATTGTGTCATTGAAGATGAAGAAGGCATAGAAATCTATGTCCAAATCGGCCAAAACGGCAATACAGAACTAATTAAGGACCTAGGTCAAATTAAAAACACCTTCCTTGATGAAGATATAAGCTCAAAAGTTGACGGCTTATTTTTTGCAGGAGATGTTAGGATTAAAGATGTAAAACAAATAGCCACAGCAGTTGCTGATGGGACTCTTGCTGGTATAAGAGCAAGCAAGTAA
- a CDS encoding HAD family hydrolase: MYIFDIDGTLLYTIDTITYFINQTLKKFELEACPKDKVEPFVGNGPVVLCEKTLDYVGAPKDAKFRKDFLDSYNKAYDDNSAYLTKAYDGVKEALDALKKTGKPLVCFSNKPDETCKKVIPVVFGEGYFDEILGYREDYQRKPSPEGIMILKEKFGADFSDIIYFGDSEVDMKCGKNAGIFTVGVSWGFRDRKVLEDANPDLIIDDPSEMVIRRA; this comes from the coding sequence ATGTATATATTTGATATAGACGGTACCTTGTTATACACAATAGATACCATAACTTATTTTATAAACCAAACTTTAAAGAAATTTGAATTGGAAGCTTGCCCAAAAGATAAGGTTGAACCCTTTGTTGGAAATGGCCCAGTTGTCCTTTGCGAAAAGACCCTTGACTATGTTGGGGCCCCTAAAGATGCAAAATTTAGGAAAGATTTCTTGGATTCTTACAACAAGGCCTACGACGATAATTCTGCCTATCTTACAAAGGCCTATGATGGGGTGAAAGAAGCCCTTGATGCGCTAAAGAAAACGGGAAAACCCCTTGTTTGTTTTTCAAATAAACCAGACGAAACTTGCAAGAAAGTCATCCCTGTTGTTTTTGGGGAGGGATATTTTGATGAGATTTTAGGCTACAGAGAAGATTACCAGAGAAAGCCATCACCAGAGGGGATTATGATCCTAAAAGAAAAGTTTGGGGCAGATTTTTCTGATATTATTTATTTCGGCGACAGCGAAGTTGATATGAAGTGCGGTAAAAACGCAGGAATCTTTACCGTTGGGGTCTCTTGGGGTTTTAGGGATAGAAAGGTCCTTGAAGATGCAAATCCTGACCTAATAATTGATGACCCAAGCGAAATGGTAATTAGGAGGGCTTGA
- a CDS encoding flavocytochrome c produces MNKYKSSAMALAMAMAFSACGNTATKPKEETKEEVKQEETAKDEKETESTTDIATLSGDFEGTAKGYGGDVNVKVTMENGVITGIDVDQKETGAVGGAGILRIKEEVIAKNTTDLDNISGATISSAAFLSAVKNAIKEAGANPEDLVAKESKEDRQTEITTDTVVVGAGGAGLSAAIQMAQDGKNVTVVEKAGITGGNSSLASGGMNAAETKLQKEEGIPDTVETFVADTMKGGHDKNNKELVEKMAAESSEAVDWLEELGAPLKQLKFSGGQTEMRTHAPINDEGKSIPVGNYLVQKLTEKAKELGVEIVYDARVEKVLMEDGKAVGVEAAYKDGEKLKVNAGAVIVATGGFGSNQEMVEKYNPDLKGYVSTNAKSIEGDAVDFLEEVGANFIDMDQIQIHPTVVQKDGSLISEGLRGEGAILVNQDGKRFVNELETRDFVSKEILSQKDPAAWLIVDQSMFDQSATIAKYFDKGLLTKCDDYKALAELIGTDEETIKETIENWIETVKNNEDKEFGRKGMEETRSDLSVAPYYAVQISPGIHHTMGGVEVNTNSEVLDKDGNPIPGLYAAGEVTGGIHGANRLGGNAVTDIIVFGRNAAKHAEEYLQK; encoded by the coding sequence ATGAATAAATATAAGTCATCAGCAATGGCCCTTGCCATGGCAATGGCATTTTCAGCTTGTGGAAATACTGCAACAAAGCCAAAAGAAGAAACTAAAGAAGAAGTTAAACAGGAAGAAACTGCTAAAGATGAAAAAGAAACAGAAAGCACTACAGATATAGCTACACTTTCTGGTGATTTTGAAGGTACAGCTAAAGGCTACGGCGGAGATGTCAATGTTAAAGTAACTATGGAAAATGGCGTAATTACTGGTATTGATGTAGATCAAAAGGAAACAGGTGCTGTAGGCGGGGCAGGCATTCTTAGAATTAAAGAAGAGGTTATTGCCAAAAATACAACAGATCTTGATAACATTTCAGGTGCAACTATATCATCAGCTGCATTTTTATCTGCAGTAAAGAATGCTATAAAAGAAGCTGGAGCAAATCCAGAAGACCTAGTAGCAAAAGAATCTAAAGAAGATAGACAAACAGAAATAACAACTGATACAGTAGTAGTAGGTGCAGGTGGAGCAGGTCTTTCTGCAGCTATCCAAATGGCCCAAGATGGTAAAAACGTCACAGTTGTTGAAAAAGCAGGCATCACTGGCGGTAACTCATCATTAGCTTCTGGCGGAATGAATGCTGCTGAAACAAAACTTCAAAAAGAAGAAGGAATACCTGACACAGTAGAAACATTCGTAGCAGACACTATGAAGGGTGGTCATGATAAAAATAATAAGGAATTAGTTGAAAAAATGGCAGCAGAATCTTCTGAAGCTGTTGATTGGCTAGAAGAATTAGGTGCACCACTTAAGCAGCTAAAATTCTCAGGTGGTCAAACAGAAATGAGAACTCACGCACCAATTAATGACGAAGGAAAATCAATACCTGTAGGTAACTATTTAGTTCAAAAACTTACTGAAAAAGCAAAAGAACTTGGTGTAGAAATTGTCTATGACGCAAGAGTAGAAAAAGTTCTTATGGAAGATGGAAAAGCTGTTGGTGTTGAAGCAGCTTATAAAGATGGCGAAAAGCTAAAAGTCAACGCTGGTGCTGTTATAGTTGCGACAGGTGGTTTTGGTTCTAACCAAGAAATGGTTGAAAAATATAACCCAGACCTAAAGGGATATGTGTCAACAAACGCTAAGTCAATCGAAGGTGATGCTGTAGACTTCTTAGAAGAAGTAGGCGCAAACTTCATAGATATGGATCAAATTCAAATCCACCCAACTGTAGTACAAAAAGACGGATCACTAATTTCTGAAGGTCTTAGGGGAGAAGGAGCAATCCTTGTAAACCAAGACGGAAAGAGATTTGTAAATGAACTAGAAACAAGAGATTTTGTATCAAAAGAAATTCTAAGTCAAAAAGACCCAGCAGCTTGGCTAATAGTTGACCAATCAATGTTTGACCAATCTGCAACAATTGCTAAGTATTTCGACAAGGGACTTCTAACAAAATGTGATGATTATAAGGCTCTAGCAGAATTAATTGGCACAGACGAAGAAACTATCAAAGAAACAATAGAAAACTGGATTGAAACAGTTAAAAACAATGAAGATAAGGAATTTGGCAGAAAAGGAATGGAAGAAACAAGATCTGACCTATCAGTTGCTCCTTATTATGCAGTTCAAATCTCACCTGGTATCCACCATACAATGGGCGGGGTAGAAGTAAATACAAATTCTGAAGTCCTAGACAAAGACGGAAACCCTATTCCAGGCCTATACGCTGCAGGCGAAGTTACAGGCGGCATCCACGGAGCTAATAGACTAGGGGGAAACGCTGTAACAGATATAATAGTATTTGGTAGAAATGCTGCAAAACACGCAGAAGAATATCTTCAAAAATAA
- a CDS encoding D-alanyl-D-alanine carboxypeptidase family protein: MKKIRNLFIIALVFLIAVFVSSRFKKEAEDEKFISKAVYLYNLTDDKEVLSKNENERLPMASLTKIMTVRVALKHITDLAATAPVDTDAYHRAIDMNASMAGFRGGEATSYRDLLYATMLRSAGEAADSLAINISGSMDNYVAMMNQEAKDLGLKNTSYANADGMDDPGNYQSAKDCAMLIKDSLEDGDFRAIFTKRDFVTRPTLDHPDGVYLESTVFSHLKKYNQNGFEIIGGKSGTTDKAGLCWATLAEKNGKEYILVVMGVPYDDIDNLNDGHIEETLRIYESIGD, encoded by the coding sequence ATGAAAAAGATTAGAAATTTATTTATAATTGCCTTAGTTTTTCTTATAGCAGTTTTTGTCAGCTCTAGGTTCAAAAAAGAGGCTGAGGATGAAAAGTTTATATCAAAGGCGGTCTACCTTTACAATTTGACTGACGATAAGGAAGTCCTTTCTAAAAACGAAAACGAGAGGCTTCCAATGGCATCTCTAACAAAAATCATGACTGTAAGGGTGGCCTTAAAACACATCACTGATTTGGCAGCGACTGCCCCAGTCGATACTGATGCTTATCATAGGGCTATTGACATGAATGCATCAATGGCAGGATTTAGGGGAGGAGAAGCTACATCTTATAGGGATTTGCTTTATGCAACCATGTTAAGGTCTGCTGGTGAAGCTGCCGATAGCCTTGCCATAAATATTTCAGGTTCTATGGATAATTATGTGGCTATGATGAACCAGGAAGCTAAAGATTTGGGCCTTAAAAACACTTCCTATGCCAACGCTGACGGCATGGATGATCCAGGAAATTACCAATCGGCCAAAGACTGTGCCATGCTCATAAAAGATAGCCTAGAAGACGGCGATTTTAGGGCGATTTTTACAAAAAGAGACTTTGTGACAAGGCCAACCCTTGATCATCCCGACGGAGTCTATCTTGAATCGACAGTTTTTAGCCATTTAAAAAAATACAATCAAAATGGTTTTGAAATAATAGGCGGCAAGTCCGGAACAACTGATAAGGCTGGCCTTTGTTGGGCAACTCTTGCAGAAAAAAATGGCAAGGAATATATCTTAGTTGTCATGGGAGTCCCTTATGATGACATAGACAACCTAAACGACGGGCATATAGAAGAAACATTGAGGATTTACGAAAGTATAGGAGATTAA
- a CDS encoding FMN-binding protein: MKKNIFLVGALALVLAACGNSAEKPAEENAQAPAAEETAEKTGTATAAGYGGDIKLTVTMEGDKIKDIVVDEHSESEGIGADALPELVEAAKNANGTEFDNVSGATVTSEAFKAALKDAMDAAK, translated from the coding sequence ATGAAAAAGAATATATTTTTAGTTGGAGCTCTTGCTCTAGTACTAGCAGCTTGTGGAAACTCAGCTGAAAAACCAGCAGAAGAAAACGCACAAGCACCAGCAGCAGAAGAAACAGCCGAAAAAACAGGTACAGCTACAGCTGCAGGTTACGGTGGAGACATCAAGCTAACAGTTACTATGGAAGGCGATAAAATCAAAGACATCGTAGTTGATGAACACAGCGAAAGCGAAGGAATCGGTGCAGATGCACTTCCAGAACTAGTAGAAGCTGCTAAAAATGCAAACGGAACAGAATTCGACAACGTATCTGGCGCAACAGTTACAAGTGAAGCATTCAAAGCTGCCCTAAAGGACGCTATGGACGCTGCAAAATAA
- a CDS encoding type I phosphomannose isomerase catalytic subunit: protein MDKILFLEGKFSEKIWGGSKLKDLYSYQIPSDKTGEYWAISGMEGESSAILNGEFKGKSLREVYKDKPELFGNPNEKEFPLLVKIIDAADDLSIQVHPDDEMGARLENSKGKTECWYILNENSASIIFGLKVDSKDEAIRLIDDRKWDELLKEVPTKKGDFFFVRAGTVHAIKKDSLILEIQQASDITYRLYDYDRRDDKGNLRDLHLEKSKQAIKIIDQEDQIQTLSGTGYEGRNLTSNEYFEVREFKINSQAKFERQNPYLLESVIEGAGEIEIDGKVYPIKKGDFFLITNYAKDYKITGKLTIIEANPVEK, encoded by the coding sequence ATGGATAAAATTTTATTTTTAGAAGGCAAATTTTCAGAAAAAATCTGGGGCGGATCCAAATTAAAAGACCTTTATTCTTACCAAATCCCATCAGATAAAACTGGGGAATATTGGGCTATTTCAGGCATGGAAGGGGAATCGTCTGCAATTTTAAATGGCGAATTTAAAGGCAAGTCCTTAAGGGAAGTTTATAAAGATAAGCCAGAGCTTTTTGGCAATCCTAATGAAAAAGAATTTCCACTTTTGGTAAAAATAATTGATGCGGCAGACGACCTATCAATCCAAGTTCACCCTGATGATGAGATGGGGGCTAGGCTTGAAAATTCAAAGGGAAAGACCGAGTGTTGGTACATTTTAAATGAAAATTCTGCCTCAATTATTTTTGGGCTCAAGGTTGATTCTAAAGATGAGGCCATAAGATTAATTGACGACAGAAAGTGGGATGAGCTTTTGAAGGAAGTTCCTACAAAAAAGGGTGACTTTTTCTTTGTAAGGGCAGGCACAGTCCACGCTATCAAAAAAGACTCCCTAATCCTTGAAATCCAACAAGCTTCAGACATTACCTACAGGCTTTATGACTACGATAGGAGGGACGATAAGGGAAATCTCAGAGATCTTCACCTAGAAAAATCTAAGCAAGCCATCAAAATTATTGACCAAGAAGACCAAATCCAAACCTTATCCGGCACAGGCTACGAGGGAAGAAATTTAACTTCCAATGAATATTTTGAAGTAAGGGAATTTAAAATAAATAGCCAAGCTAAGTTTGAAAGACAAAATCCATATTTATTGGAATCTGTAATTGAAGGGGCCGGCGAGATTGAAATTGACGGAAAAGTCTACCCAATCAAAAAGGGAGATTTTTTCCTAATAACAAATTATGCTAAGGACTATAAAATTACAGGCAAGCTTACAATAATAGAAGCAAATCCAGTGGAGAAATAA